From Alistipes sp. ZOR0009, a single genomic window includes:
- a CDS encoding RNA polymerase sigma factor, whose protein sequence is MERNLLWSRFKEGDSTAFETIYSSYVDDLLIYGSRFTKDSTLVEDSIHDLFVRIYERREHLNTPQSIKAYLYSSLRREILHRADRREMPQDEIQESHFQLDIDVEQAIISSELNKEQLSLIQETLAVLSDRQREVIYLSFYNNLSHDEIAQVLGINNQSVRNLLSQGLKRMREGTELPVAVIVLLLPKLF, encoded by the coding sequence ATGGAACGGAACTTACTTTGGAGCAGGTTCAAGGAGGGCGACTCTACGGCCTTCGAGACCATATACAGCAGCTACGTAGACGATTTGCTGATCTACGGCAGCCGGTTTACCAAGGATTCTACCTTGGTCGAGGATTCCATCCACGATCTGTTTGTACGTATCTACGAACGTAGGGAGCATCTTAATACCCCCCAGTCAATAAAGGCATACCTCTACTCCTCGCTTCGTCGCGAGATTCTGCATCGGGCCGACCGCCGCGAAATGCCTCAGGACGAGATTCAGGAGTCGCACTTCCAGCTCGACATCGACGTGGAGCAGGCCATCATCAGCTCGGAGCTTAACAAGGAGCAGCTTTCGCTAATCCAAGAAACCCTTGCTGTGCTGAGCGACCGCCAGCGCGAGGTAATCTACCTGAGCTTCTACAACAACCTCTCGCACGACGAGATTGCGCAGGTGCTGGGCATCAACAACCAGTCGGTACGCAACCTGCTTTCGCAGGGGCTTAAGCGAATGAGGGAGGGTACAGAGCTGCCTGTAGCGGTTATTGTGCTGCTGCTACCCAAGCTTTTTTAG
- a CDS encoding DUF2971 domain-containing protein produces the protein MSLDEEFSRISLNVFEQLKETTKDEDWNSAFETLKIYDGKLSSDFFVLGLNSFFAKYYYRKNDFENAEKFILRYIGLMENKVDLNSEEIQEFHRFYSMLGFAKSKNEDLEGAFEAFKKSIMTLGLKQQKIANDNYYYCYRKIDTFLLQNLSNRDITVASPSVFNDPVDCPFFPIMDARSDIFDTTAAKKAYGYFKVGCFVCNKNLSGRVKNENALPEYKNLLMWGHYANGHRGVCIKYKFNSEFLAPTQDCPTLILDVEYKDDYSLNNEKSKFRPQEFLATKNSCWSYENEVRLLHYDPNCNDNYKNLPLGDHGKVEAIYFGMKCTERDINCIKKILGEEVAYYKMKQHNNDFFQLIAEVGS, from the coding sequence ATGAGTTTGGATGAAGAGTTTAGTAGAATATCGTTGAATGTCTTTGAGCAATTAAAAGAAACAACTAAGGATGAAGATTGGAATTCTGCTTTTGAAACATTGAAAATCTATGACGGTAAGTTATCTTCTGATTTTTTTGTTTTAGGTTTAAATTCATTTTTTGCAAAGTATTACTATCGTAAGAACGATTTTGAAAATGCAGAAAAATTCATTTTAAGATATATTGGTTTAATGGAGAATAAGGTTGACTTAAATTCGGAAGAAATTCAAGAGTTTCATCGATTCTATTCTATGTTAGGTTTTGCTAAATCGAAAAATGAAGATTTAGAAGGAGCTTTTGAGGCGTTTAAAAAATCTATAATGACTTTGGGTTTAAAACAACAAAAAATAGCAAATGATAACTATTACTACTGTTATAGAAAAATAGATACATTCTTATTGCAAAATTTGTCGAATCGGGATATTACAGTTGCTAGTCCCAGTGTTTTTAATGATCCTGTTGATTGTCCATTCTTTCCTATTATGGATGCAAGATCTGATATTTTTGACACCACTGCTGCTAAGAAGGCTTATGGTTATTTTAAAGTAGGATGCTTTGTTTGTAACAAGAACTTGAGCGGGAGGGTAAAAAATGAAAATGCATTACCAGAATATAAAAATCTTTTGATGTGGGGGCATTATGCCAACGGACATAGAGGTGTGTGTATTAAATATAAGTTTAACTCCGAATTTCTGGCCCCAACCCAAGACTGTCCGACATTAATTCTTGATGTTGAGTATAAGGATGACTACTCTCTGAACAATGAAAAAAGTAAATTTAGACCGCAGGAGTTCTTAGCGACAAAAAATAGCTGCTGGTCTTATGAGAATGAGGTGAGGCTGCTACATTACGATCCGAACTGTAATGACAACTATAAAAATTTGCCTTTGGGAGATCATGGTAAGGTAGAGGCTATCTACTTTGGGATGAAATGCACTGAAAGAGATATTAATTGCATTAAAAAAATATTGGGAGAAGAAGTTGCTTACTACAAGATGAAGCAGCATAATAACGACTTTTTTCAATTGATAGCGGAGGTGGGCTCCTAG
- a CDS encoding formyltransferase family protein → MIGVITYDAPHRKTQDLVTQLMLNGYSEIHLIAIPWVARRRFEPIFNHRPSGCVNITAHELAQRLKLPFSRVDAEGLNHFFSSRPFRHILVAGAGILPNELALNHKIVNSHPGYLPNVKGLDAFKWAIYNGQPIGVTTHYISDKVDEGELIERRIIPVYFEDSFHNVAYRVYEAEIDMLVNSISLIEGNHAKCESLADGRYAANRRMPQNYELVMMSRFEEIRKKSGSYRSQ, encoded by the coding sequence ATGATCGGAGTTATTACCTACGATGCGCCGCATCGTAAGACACAGGATTTGGTAACCCAGCTAATGCTTAACGGGTATTCCGAAATTCACCTAATTGCCATTCCTTGGGTAGCAAGGAGAAGGTTCGAGCCCATATTTAACCATCGGCCATCGGGGTGCGTAAATATCACCGCCCACGAGCTGGCCCAACGGCTTAAGCTACCGTTCTCGCGGGTTGATGCCGAGGGCCTAAACCACTTCTTCTCCAGTAGGCCGTTTCGGCATATTCTGGTTGCAGGGGCTGGGATACTGCCCAACGAGCTAGCCTTAAACCATAAGATAGTCAACTCTCATCCGGGATATCTACCCAACGTAAAAGGGTTAGATGCCTTTAAGTGGGCAATCTACAACGGGCAGCCCATAGGAGTAACAACCCACTATATTTCTGATAAAGTAGACGAGGGCGAGCTTATCGAACGAAGGATTATCCCCGTTTACTTCGAGGATTCGTTCCATAACGTGGCCTACAGGGTTTATGAGGCCGAAATTGATATGCTCGTAAATTCGATTAGCCTGATTGAGGGCAACCACGCTAAATGCGAATCGTTGGCCGATGGTAGGTATGCGGCCAATAGGCGGATGCCCCAAAACTACGAGCTGGTAATGATGAGCAGGTTTGAGGAGATAAGAAAAAAATCGGGTTCCTACCGAAGCCAGTAG
- a CDS encoding FecR family protein translates to MNREDKNKLLENKEFILWLYTPTEDSPWSRWYTESAHNRQLADELREELRLLPLANPAVNDQVRDRIRTRIQTSISQRQPNRFIKVLKWSAAAVMVGAAAISMLALNGKKTVVVGTGQQLSVVLPDGSQAKLNSGTTISYNTFLWKLSPKVKLEGEGYFYGKHTKGFDVATKAGEVTVLGTRFNVYSRNDSYRVHCFQGLISVGISGQKDKLKLAAGQTLSADLKNNKVTLASISFPAPSWTTGEFYYDKVLFKDVLSELERQFGVSFENKERFDSLTYSGYFNTKNIDIAFKMTLQPMGISYKSVNSHVVLSAKE, encoded by the coding sequence ATGAATAGAGAAGACAAAAATAAGCTGCTAGAGAACAAGGAATTTATCCTGTGGCTCTATACGCCAACGGAAGATAGCCCGTGGAGCCGTTGGTATACCGAGTCGGCGCACAACCGCCAGCTGGCCGACGAGCTGCGCGAAGAGCTACGCCTCCTACCGCTAGCCAATCCAGCTGTAAACGATCAGGTGCGCGATCGTATTCGCACGCGCATACAGACCTCCATATCGCAACGCCAACCTAACCGATTTATCAAGGTGCTAAAATGGAGCGCCGCCGCAGTGATGGTAGGTGCTGCCGCCATCTCGATGCTTGCCCTTAACGGCAAGAAAACGGTAGTGGTGGGTACAGGCCAGCAGCTAAGCGTGGTGCTACCCGACGGCTCGCAGGCAAAGCTCAACTCCGGAACCACCATCAGCTACAACACCTTCCTATGGAAGCTCTCGCCTAAGGTGAAGCTCGAGGGAGAAGGCTACTTCTACGGAAAGCATACCAAGGGATTCGACGTAGCCACCAAAGCTGGAGAGGTAACCGTGCTGGGCACTCGATTTAACGTGTACAGCCGCAACGACAGCTACCGCGTACACTGTTTCCAAGGGTTAATTAGCGTAGGTATCAGCGGACAAAAGGATAAGCTTAAGCTCGCAGCAGGGCAAACCCTCTCGGCCGATCTTAAGAACAACAAGGTGACGCTGGCCAGCATCAGCTTCCCTGCCCCCTCGTGGACGACAGGCGAATTCTACTACGACAAGGTGCTGTTTAAGGATGTGCTCTCGGAGCTCGAGCGCCAGTTTGGGGTAAGCTTCGAAAACAAGGAAAGGTTCGATAGCCTCACCTACTCCGGATACTTCAACACCAAGAATATTGACATAGCCTTTAAGATGACGCTGCAGCCAATGGGAATCAGCTACAAATCGGTAAACAGCCACGTGGTACTATCAGCAAAAGAGTAA
- a CDS encoding TonB-dependent receptor encodes MHQHKRGKGAQVLLVPFILLLFLFGGIKTRAQQRVTQHFAQVTLTQALKSISKKYNVQIAYNPSLTDKVKVNVNIENKNVEEALQQLTQKTGFKIIRVEAHSFILEEVKAPVRPPTPTKKKKYTISGYLSQDGSSEKLIAATVAVKGQPIGTSTNEFGFYSITLEEGSYELAFTFVGYRPQVKQIDLKENLSLNVSLSPGQLLEEVVVKGNKELDFHFKPQMSANTISMDYVKSTPILFGEADVLKTLQLLPGVKTGNEGSAGMYIRGGSPDQNLILLDGVPIYNAAHLLGFFSIFNADAINSTQLLKGGFPARFGERLSSVVDIRMKDGNMEKYEGEVALGFISSKLSINGPIVKNRTSFIVSARRTYADLLFKALSSDKSGYNEIPSVYFYDINAKINHKFSDNDRLYLSLYKGRDVMSYKYEDNFSINEVSSIEKLNFGINWGNGIAALRWNHIFSPKLFANTTTTFTRYNFRIKNSYTQKSDEPDNNQDITSRFLSGIDDIGAKIDFDYLPSTKHTMKFGVSAIYHIFSPSVSEQIITEQGTEDKEVENKHIYAKELAAYYEDQIRLTSRLTGNFGLRTSLFNVDSHTYCSIEPRLSLSWLTSNRSSIKFSYAEMSQYLHFLTSGSLSLPSDLWVPTTKKVKPQHSRQVALGYTYNLGDVLFSLETYYKRMNRIIEYKDGSIFNTSDVNWEDKVTSGKGDCYGAEFLIEKKVGKLTGWIGYTLSWSDRTFNELNFGKKFPYSYDRRHDVSITCNYQFSPKIDVGATWVYSTGRAYTLGTDNYPAYEGDVSGTGSKNQVSYISNRNNVRLPSYHRLDFGVNFRKKKRWYERTWTLGVYNVYNRLNTFYVYPNYDKGTFTTVGLFTLIPSVSYSLKF; translated from the coding sequence ATGCATCAACATAAACGGGGAAAAGGAGCGCAGGTGCTCCTTGTTCCCTTTATACTGCTACTTTTTTTGTTTGGGGGGATAAAAACCCGAGCCCAGCAGCGGGTAACCCAGCACTTCGCCCAGGTTACCCTCACCCAAGCCCTTAAATCCATCTCGAAAAAATATAACGTACAAATAGCCTACAACCCCAGCCTCACCGATAAAGTAAAGGTTAACGTAAACATCGAAAACAAAAACGTAGAGGAGGCGCTGCAGCAGCTCACCCAAAAAACTGGCTTTAAGATTATCCGCGTAGAGGCGCACTCGTTCATACTCGAAGAGGTGAAAGCCCCGGTAAGGCCACCCACACCCACGAAAAAAAAAAAGTACACCATTAGCGGCTACCTATCGCAGGATGGAAGCAGCGAAAAGCTCATAGCCGCAACGGTTGCCGTTAAGGGGCAGCCCATAGGAACAAGCACCAACGAATTTGGCTTTTACAGCATCACGCTGGAGGAGGGCAGCTACGAGCTGGCCTTTACTTTTGTAGGGTATCGACCACAAGTAAAGCAGATAGACCTAAAAGAAAACCTATCGCTCAACGTGAGCCTATCGCCCGGCCAGCTGCTGGAGGAGGTGGTGGTTAAAGGAAATAAGGAGCTGGACTTTCACTTCAAGCCGCAGATGAGCGCCAACACCATATCGATGGACTACGTAAAAAGTACCCCCATCCTTTTTGGCGAAGCCGACGTGCTAAAAACGCTGCAGCTGCTGCCCGGCGTAAAAACGGGCAACGAAGGCAGCGCGGGGATGTACATCAGAGGAGGTAGCCCCGACCAAAACCTCATACTGCTCGATGGGGTTCCCATCTACAATGCAGCGCACCTGCTGGGCTTCTTTTCGATCTTCAACGCCGATGCCATCAACAGCACCCAGCTGCTCAAAGGCGGATTCCCTGCCCGATTTGGCGAGCGGCTTTCTTCGGTTGTTGATATCCGCATGAAGGACGGAAACATGGAAAAGTACGAAGGCGAAGTTGCCCTCGGATTTATCTCGTCGAAGCTTAGCATAAACGGCCCGATAGTAAAAAACAGAACCTCCTTCATTGTGTCGGCTAGGCGCACCTACGCCGATCTGCTATTTAAAGCCCTATCGAGCGACAAATCGGGATATAACGAGATCCCGTCTGTCTACTTCTACGACATAAACGCCAAAATCAACCATAAATTTTCGGATAACGACCGCCTCTACCTGAGCCTGTACAAAGGGCGAGACGTGATGAGCTATAAGTACGAGGATAACTTTTCGATAAACGAGGTATCGTCAATAGAAAAGCTCAACTTCGGCATTAACTGGGGAAATGGAATTGCAGCCCTCCGCTGGAACCACATCTTCTCGCCGAAGCTTTTTGCCAACACAACGACAACATTTACCCGCTACAACTTTAGGATAAAGAACAGCTACACCCAAAAATCGGACGAGCCAGATAACAACCAGGATATAACCAGCCGCTTCCTTTCGGGTATTGATGACATTGGCGCCAAAATAGACTTCGACTACCTGCCATCTACCAAGCATACCATGAAATTTGGGGTGTCTGCAATATACCACATCTTTAGCCCTTCGGTTAGCGAGCAGATAATCACAGAACAGGGTACCGAAGATAAGGAGGTTGAGAACAAGCACATCTACGCCAAAGAGCTGGCGGCCTACTACGAAGACCAAATAAGGCTAACCTCTCGCCTTACCGGTAATTTTGGACTCCGAACATCGCTTTTTAATGTAGATAGCCACACCTACTGCTCCATAGAGCCAAGACTATCGCTAAGCTGGCTAACCTCCAACCGCTCCTCCATAAAGTTTTCATACGCCGAGATGTCGCAGTACCTACACTTTCTTACTTCGGGATCGCTATCGTTACCGTCTGACTTGTGGGTGCCAACCACCAAAAAGGTCAAGCCTCAACACTCGCGCCAAGTAGCCCTTGGCTACACGTATAACTTGGGCGATGTTCTTTTTAGCCTTGAAACCTACTACAAGCGCATGAATCGAATCATTGAGTATAAAGATGGAAGCATCTTCAACACAAGCGACGTTAACTGGGAAGACAAGGTTACTTCCGGAAAGGGAGATTGCTATGGAGCCGAGTTTCTTATCGAGAAAAAGGTTGGTAAGCTAACAGGATGGATTGGCTACACCCTAAGCTGGAGCGATAGAACTTTTAACGAGCTCAATTTTGGCAAAAAATTTCCCTACAGCTACGACCGCCGTCACGATGTAAGCATTACCTGCAACTACCAGTTTTCGCCTAAAATTGATGTTGGAGCCACTTGGGTTTACAGCACAGGACGCGCATACACCTTAGGAACCGACAACTATCCGGCCTACGAAGGAGACGTTAGCGGCACAGGCTCCAAAAATCAAGTAAGCTACATTAGCAACCGAAACAATGTGAGACTTCCCTCGTATCATCGCCTAGATTTTGGAGTAAACTTCCGAAAGAAAAAAAGATGGTACGAACGCACTTGGACGCTGGGTGTTTACAACGTTTACAACCGCCTAAACACCTTTTACGTGTACCCCAACTACGACAAAGGTACATTTACCACTGTGGGCTTATTTACCCTAATACCGTCTGTATCCTACAGCCTCAAATTTTAG
- a CDS encoding RNA polymerase sigma factor, with amino-acid sequence MGDEKRLFEELFRQNRDRIFRLCCLYTGNADQRNDLMQDIFIRVWENLGSYRGEAAMSTWIYRIALNTCLTHVRSLKRGLQTRSIPEGFDLLDTEPPTSTEPNIEQLIRCINQLDPSDRTIIGLYLEDISQREMSEILGITEGNVRVKVHRIKQRLTEIAAAEFPSAMQNAV; translated from the coding sequence ATGGGAGATGAAAAAAGGCTTTTCGAGGAGCTATTCCGACAAAACCGCGACCGAATATTCCGCCTCTGCTGCCTGTACACCGGCAATGCAGACCAGCGCAACGACCTGATGCAGGATATCTTTATCCGCGTATGGGAAAACCTAGGCTCGTACCGTGGCGAAGCTGCCATGAGCACCTGGATATACCGCATTGCGCTAAACACCTGCCTCACCCACGTGCGGAGCCTAAAGCGAGGGCTGCAGACGCGATCGATACCCGAAGGTTTCGACCTGCTGGATACCGAGCCGCCTACCAGCACCGAGCCCAACATCGAGCAGCTTATCCGCTGCATCAACCAGCTCGACCCCTCGGATAGAACCATCATCGGCCTATACCTCGAAGATATATCGCAGCGCGAGATGTCCGAAATCTTAGGAATTACAGAAGGTAACGTACGGGTAAAAGTACACCGCATTAAGCAACGTCTTACCGAAATTGCCGCCGCCGAGTTTCCTTCAGCCATGCAGAATGCCGTTTAA
- a CDS encoding MATE family efflux transporter has product MTFQQNFTQQYNKPGGMRELLYLALPMIISTSCDGIMTFTDRLFLARVSPEQMNASLGGGVSLQVIMFFFVGLIGYSTALVAQYFGANERANSAKTSFQAMLLALVAWPFLVAFIPFADGIFRWANIPEAQIDYQVQYLSILAWGSVFGLLRYALGCYFTGIGKTKVVMRATIVAMVVNVVLDYILIFGKFGFPAMEIRGAAIATITGSFCAVCVLLVSYFGAENRREFHIRESFHFSSKIMKKLLYYGYPAGLEMFLNFLAFSAMISLFHGRGEVAATASTIMFNWDLVSFIPLLGIEIAVTSLVGRYMGAGRPQVAHRAALSAIKTGLFYSVVILALFVAIPETLTRTFAPAVPSSIFEQAVPIATTMIRIAALYVLLEALMTAIVGALRGAGDTHFTMIASVSAHWIFVPILYLSLNVFHLSVTLSWFLLVLFFFAFCYVLYRRFRSGKWKKIKVIEKEVAMER; this is encoded by the coding sequence ATGACTTTTCAACAAAATTTTACGCAGCAGTACAATAAGCCTGGTGGAATGCGAGAGCTGCTTTACCTCGCTCTTCCCATGATAATATCAACATCGTGCGATGGCATTATGACCTTTACCGACCGGCTCTTTCTGGCACGTGTTAGCCCCGAGCAGATGAACGCCTCGCTAGGTGGTGGCGTTTCGCTTCAGGTTATCATGTTCTTCTTTGTGGGGCTTATTGGCTACTCTACCGCCCTCGTTGCCCAGTATTTTGGAGCCAACGAACGGGCCAACTCCGCAAAAACATCGTTCCAAGCAATGCTGCTGGCGCTGGTAGCGTGGCCTTTCCTAGTCGCTTTTATTCCGTTTGCCGACGGTATTTTCCGATGGGCCAACATTCCCGAAGCCCAAATAGACTACCAAGTTCAATACCTCAGCATCCTTGCCTGGGGCTCCGTTTTTGGGCTACTTAGGTATGCGCTTGGATGCTACTTTACAGGCATTGGCAAAACCAAGGTTGTTATGAGGGCTACCATCGTTGCCATGGTGGTGAACGTTGTTCTTGACTACATACTGATATTTGGCAAGTTCGGTTTTCCGGCCATGGAAATACGTGGAGCAGCCATTGCAACTATCACAGGATCGTTCTGCGCCGTATGCGTGCTGCTGGTATCGTACTTTGGTGCCGAAAACCGCAGGGAGTTTCATATTCGGGAGTCGTTCCACTTTAGCTCGAAGATTATGAAAAAGCTCCTCTACTACGGCTACCCAGCAGGCTTGGAGATGTTTCTTAACTTCCTAGCCTTTTCGGCTATGATCTCCCTATTCCACGGCAGAGGCGAGGTTGCCGCAACCGCCTCAACCATCATGTTTAACTGGGATTTAGTTTCCTTCATCCCCCTACTGGGAATAGAAATTGCCGTAACCAGCTTGGTAGGAAGGTACATGGGTGCTGGCAGGCCACAGGTTGCGCATAGGGCAGCCCTATCGGCCATCAAAACGGGGCTATTTTACTCTGTGGTCATTTTAGCGCTATTTGTTGCCATACCCGAAACGCTTACGCGCACCTTTGCGCCAGCCGTGCCGTCGTCCATATTCGAGCAGGCAGTACCTATTGCCACTACAATGATCCGAATTGCCGCACTCTACGTGCTGCTGGAAGCATTAATGACAGCCATTGTTGGCGCACTAAGAGGTGCTGGCGATACGCACTTTACCATGATTGCCTCCGTTAGCGCACACTGGATTTTTGTACCAATACTTTACCTGTCGCTTAACGTTTTCCACCTATCGGTTACGCTAAGCTGGTTTCTTCTGGTGCTCTTCTTCTTTGCATTCTGCTACGTGCTCTACCGCCGATTCCGCAGCGGCAAATGGAAGAAGATTAAGGTTATCGAAAAGGAAGTGGCCATGGAGAGATAG
- a CDS encoding ankyrin repeat domain-containing protein gives MKENIYQTDFNKTPKVFEFIKNHQNIDAIKHLEYHPEEINLKGWMDHTPLHTAAEFGNFEMTKYLIENGAEINAERNGVYATPLCWSKTLEIAILLLDSGATMNDRELDMATRDDRTEIINELLTRGAKINLDEPQFLNCHSIKALEVYLNHNIDITLTDKNRSSILHSKAWADDVEVFEFAFKKGARWNKDSSNRTPYVLAQQGAREKIIQHLQENYPELTSHQITKIQEPESLSFEQIYFFSEHPVEKDEIIALTESSKLLRYISKDNQFNAINGISIDLPTIRNFTFDESNNIIIPTLDNKLLKVDSRTFELLESINFYEAKLDQITFLPRKKIYLSSDGWTSYILDLEFNILMKHTMDNGVLFPFINKDENLVSTYCYDQETYHSIYTFSEQYELKHVHTFFIEWNNSSEGFGFNKSGTKFAVSFPKFLSLCEVQGEEVKTDWSIDISKFTSEHDLSDLIFIDDNFIALAKGKKIILYSLTGELVNQTELDLKSEIREIKLSNKLNSIIIRTPSEIISIEIEKIKKGITKYKSNGGNSSDLNVRINKKQLPWWKRLWS, from the coding sequence ATGAAAGAAAATATTTATCAAACTGATTTTAATAAAACTCCTAAGGTTTTTGAATTCATCAAGAATCATCAAAACATTGATGCTATTAAGCATTTGGAGTATCACCCAGAAGAAATAAATTTAAAGGGTTGGATGGATCATACTCCTCTTCATACAGCTGCTGAATTTGGCAATTTTGAGATGACAAAATATCTGATTGAAAATGGTGCTGAAATTAACGCTGAAAGAAATGGTGTTTATGCTACTCCATTGTGTTGGTCGAAAACACTTGAAATTGCAATATTACTATTGGATTCAGGTGCAACAATGAATGATAGAGAATTGGACATGGCGACTCGTGATGATAGAACAGAGATTATTAACGAACTATTGACAAGGGGAGCCAAAATAAACTTGGATGAGCCCCAATTTTTGAATTGCCATTCTATAAAAGCACTTGAAGTTTATTTAAATCATAATATTGATATAACTCTAACAGATAAAAATAGAAGTTCAATATTACATAGTAAAGCATGGGCAGATGATGTGGAAGTTTTTGAATTTGCATTTAAAAAAGGAGCAAGATGGAATAAAGATAGTAGTAATCGTACTCCATATGTTCTGGCTCAACAAGGAGCTAGGGAAAAAATTATTCAACACTTACAGGAAAATTATCCTGAACTTACTTCCCATCAGATAACAAAAATTCAAGAACCAGAATCACTATCATTTGAGCAAATATATTTTTTCTCTGAACATCCAGTTGAAAAGGATGAAATTATTGCTTTAACCGAATCATCAAAGCTCTTAAGATACATATCTAAAGATAATCAATTTAATGCTATTAATGGAATAAGTATTGATTTGCCCACTATTCGCAATTTTACATTTGATGAGTCTAATAACATAATTATTCCTACTTTGGACAATAAACTTCTAAAAGTAGATTCAAGAACATTCGAATTATTGGAGTCAATTAATTTCTATGAAGCGAAATTAGACCAAATCACATTTCTTCCGAGGAAGAAAATATATTTATCAAGTGATGGTTGGACAAGCTATATTCTAGACTTAGAATTTAATATACTTATGAAACACACTATGGATAACGGTGTGTTATTTCCGTTTATCAATAAGGATGAAAATTTAGTATCTACTTATTGTTATGACCAAGAGACATATCACAGCATTTACACGTTTTCTGAACAGTATGAATTGAAACATGTCCACACTTTTTTCATCGAGTGGAATAATTCCTCAGAAGGTTTTGGGTTTAATAAATCAGGAACCAAATTTGCGGTTTCATTTCCAAAATTTCTATCTCTTTGTGAGGTACAAGGTGAAGAGGTTAAAACTGATTGGTCAATCGACATATCTAAATTTACTTCGGAGCATGACCTAAGTGATTTAATTTTTATTGATGATAATTTCATCGCGCTTGCAAAAGGTAAAAAAATAATACTATACTCATTGACAGGAGAATTAGTGAATCAGACAGAATTAGATTTGAAGTCTGAAATCAGAGAGATTAAGTTGAGTAATAAACTTAACTCAATTATAATTAGAACACCTTCAGAGATAATCTCTATAGAGATTGAGAAAATCAAAAAGGGCATAACAAAGTATAAAAGTAATGGCGGCAATAGTTCTGATCTGAATGTTCGTATAAATAAAAAACAATTGCCTTGGTGGAAAAGACTGTGGTCATAA
- a CDS encoding class I SAM-dependent methyltransferase, translating to MHERYCTRAAYFAEQAAVSERFILPSVAGSLQGRGRLRVLEVGCGGGGSLKPFLDRGCEVLGLDLARYQVECARHFFAGHRHQANLTLLCGSVYDLDPTQTAPFDLIILRDKLEVVANQQVLLQRLRQLLAPSGTLFVSIASWWKPFEEHRQRCCSALRWIPVVHLLPGQLYRRLLGWAGESTACIEALMQARSQRLCFQRFLGWIRRMNYQVVRSDFYLHNPQRQVRFGLAANPLRWGGIPFLRDYICSTCYCVLAAQ from the coding sequence ATGCACGAACGGTATTGTACCCGCGCAGCCTACTTTGCAGAGCAGGCTGCCGTATCGGAAAGGTTTATTTTGCCCAGCGTGGCAGGCAGCCTGCAGGGCAGGGGGCGCCTGCGGGTGCTGGAGGTGGGCTGCGGCGGTGGTGGTAGCCTAAAGCCCTTTTTGGATAGGGGCTGCGAGGTGTTGGGCCTCGATTTGGCGCGCTACCAGGTGGAGTGCGCCCGCCACTTCTTTGCCGGGCATCGCCACCAGGCCAACCTCACGCTGCTATGCGGCAGCGTCTACGATCTCGATCCAACCCAGACAGCGCCTTTTGATCTGATTATACTACGCGATAAGCTCGAGGTGGTTGCCAACCAGCAGGTGCTGCTGCAGCGGCTGCGCCAGCTGCTGGCCCCTTCGGGTACCCTGTTTGTGAGCATCGCCTCGTGGTGGAAGCCCTTCGAGGAGCATCGCCAGCGGTGCTGTAGCGCCCTGCGCTGGATTCCGGTGGTGCACCTGCTGCCGGGCCAGCTGTACCGACGGCTGCTGGGGTGGGCTGGCGAGAGCACGGCCTGCATCGAGGCGCTGATGCAGGCGCGCAGCCAGCGGTTGTGCTTTCAGCGATTCTTGGGGTGGATTAGGCGGATGAACTACCAGGTGGTTCGGAGCGACTTCTACCTGCATAACCCGCAGCGGCAGGTGCGCTTTGGGCTTGCGGCCAACCCGTTGAGGTGGGGCGGCATCCCCTTTCTGCGCGACTATATCTGCTCCACCTGCTACTGCGTGCTGGCGGCCCAGTAA